One Dermochelys coriacea isolate rDerCor1 chromosome 21, rDerCor1.pri.v4, whole genome shotgun sequence genomic window carries:
- the LOC119846347 gene encoding LOW QUALITY PROTEIN: olfactory receptor class A-like protein 1 (The sequence of the model RefSeq protein was modified relative to this genomic sequence to represent the inferred CDS: inserted 2 bases in 1 codon; substituted 2 bases at 2 genomic stop codons) produces the protein MGAXFIFDMVGFILLDMVGIPGNLVILYAFTHFXSEIILSKLALSNLLVILTQGIPITLKTFRLQNMXNDLVCKITLHIYCVGRAMTICITSLLGCFQCILIVPSPCKWLPLRENLLKNFSSVMISLWCFKLFVCSTHLTYSSSQAVANSSIIKSHTVVYNVCCVVFPNHLLYLGNGAVSVIRDLFFLGIMTLSSCYLLFMFYQHRKQAKHLLGLHTKHAEIQAAKAMVALLIMYLLCFGLDSLFWIYTLCTYPVSLRLIDAQMFLDSCYSPISPLVIILTNKKVQTGLKCATRRRPLSGAESISKYIQ, from the exons ATGGGAGCCTAGTTCATCTTTGACATGGTTGGCTTCATTTTATTGGACATGGTGGGGATCCCAGGGAACCTAGTCATCCTCTATGCCTTCACCCACTT CTCTGAAATCATCCTGAGCAAGCTCGCACTCTCCAACCTCCTGGTTATCCTGACCCAGGGGATCCCCATCACCCTCAAAACCTTTAGGCTTCAGAACATGTAAAATGACCTGGTCTGCAAAATTACCCTCCATATTTACTGCGTGGGCAGAGCCATGACCATTTGCATCACCTCCCTGCTGGGCTGTTTCCAGTGTATCCTCATTGTCCCATCTCCTTGCAAATGGTTGCCCTTGAGAGAGAATCTGCTGAAAAATTTCTCCTCAGTTATGATTTCCTTATGGTGCTTCAAGCTCTTTGTGTGCAGCACTCACCTGACTTATTCCTCCTCCCAGGCTGTTGCAAACTCCTCCATCATCAAAAGCCACACAGTGGTGTACAACGTCTGCTGCGTGGTGTTCCCCAACCACCTTTTGTACTTAGGAAATGGGGCAGTGTCTGTCATTCGGGATTTGTTCTTCCTGGGAATCATGACTCTTTCCAGCTGCTACCTTCTCTTCATGTTTTATCAGCACAGGAAGCAGGCAAAACATCTGCTGGGGCTGCATACAAAGCATGCAGAGATCCAGGCAGCCAAAGCCATGGTGGCTCTGTTAATTATGTACCTTCTCTGTTTTGGGCTGGACAGCCTTTTCTGGATCTATACCCTCTGTACGTACCCAGTCTCACTGAGGCTCATTGATGCACAGATGTTCCTTGATTCCTGCTACTCTCCCATCAGTCCATTGGTGATTATCCTGACCAACAAGAAGGTACAGACAGGTTTGAAATGTGCAACCAGGAGGAGACCGTTATCAGGTGCAGAAAGTATCTCAAAGTACATCCAATGA